From Chryseobacterium salivictor, a single genomic window includes:
- the folP gene encoding dihydropteroate synthase, whose protein sequence is MNTEIPKLQSSDFSTLNCRGHVVGLSKPKIMGILNITPDSFSDGGKFNTGKAALLHAEKMISDGASIIDIGAQSTRPNAEFLSSKEEISRIGNLISIIKKEFPPILISLDTFYSETVKFGFDEGIDLVNDISGGMFDDKMFETVAETGLPYILMHINPTYESMHEKLIHDDIILHINYYFSEKIQKLRNLGIKDIILDPGFGFGKTVEQQHQMIDETEMIGFGEYPLLIGISRKSFIYKPLGKSPLEIQEETQKIHLKILQKGAKILRVHDVLETKKTIDLFLKK, encoded by the coding sequence ATGAATACTGAAATTCCGAAACTTCAATCTTCCGATTTTTCAACGCTCAATTGCCGTGGACATGTCGTCGGTTTGTCGAAACCCAAAATTATGGGAATCCTCAATATCACGCCGGATTCGTTTTCCGATGGAGGAAAATTCAATACCGGAAAGGCAGCGCTTTTACATGCCGAAAAAATGATTTCTGACGGAGCTTCTATCATCGATATCGGCGCACAGTCGACCAGACCAAATGCCGAATTTTTAAGTTCAAAAGAAGAAATTTCAAGAATAGGAAATTTGATCTCTATCATAAAAAAAGAATTTCCACCAATTTTAATTTCACTGGATACGTTTTATTCTGAAACGGTAAAGTTTGGTTTTGATGAAGGAATCGATTTGGTCAATGATATTTCAGGTGGAATGTTCGATGACAAAATGTTTGAAACAGTTGCAGAAACAGGACTTCCGTATATTTTAATGCACATTAACCCGACCTATGAATCGATGCATGAAAAACTGATTCATGACGATATTATCCTTCATATCAACTATTATTTTTCTGAAAAGATTCAAAAATTAAGAAATTTAGGAATTAAAGATATTATTCTCGATCCCGGTTTTGGATTTGGGAAAACTGTGGAGCAGCAACATCAGATGATTGATGAAACGGAGATGATTGGATTTGGTGAATATCCTTTGCTGATCGGTATTTCCCGAAAATCTTTTATTTATAAACCTTTAGGGAAATCGCCTTTAGAGATCCAGGAAGAAACGCAGAAAATACACTTGAAAATTCTGCAGAAAGGAGCTAAAATTCTGCGTGTTCACGATGTTTTGGAAACTAAAAAGACAATTGATTTGTTTTTGAAAAAGTAA
- a CDS encoding DUF5686 family protein encodes MKKHSAIFFLFIGLFFFGQSKITVLKTGERTPITNASIFCKGKLLGKTNTEGTLTFKTKCEKVEVKAPGFYEDDAVVDKMMEISLSKTDPKLQSIEGVIISDKSDPRALRILQKVNDHFKNNSPQSLESYSFKSYEKISFDFDEDSIKQYNQYLNHRLDSLKTVPAAMQSAEKKKDSLEKLNVMKLMAGSKLFLWERASEFLYSKKYGEKINILDNRVAGLKQPVYEMLALRSNRNKIPKEIQEENRTLYRYFLTDSIEIEGRKNYVIRFRQADYKNPVQKRKFNGYIYVDAETYGLKKIESNSRKKSEGSITSIWKPIDNKWFLLKENFKIKMGSTVFDVNKTDKKKNGDSEEKLKKQFGNYVFVRADYFDFKTSVDENKKDFSGYSMSVKNTGGDILEKYRTDSLTIREKMTYSKIDSVGKKYNLDQKMNVFTGFLKGKIRVGNVDFDALQLLKYNQYEGFRLGAGIKMNEKFNKYISPDAYIAYGFKDSSWKYGAGIDIKTTLDKTSFFRGEYYNDVDAAGRFNENLWNFKMKINNSGVDLNNDRFYHFEGFKVSYENDLSNSLTLRVSAKRDHEEAKFDYSYNNLGNRFENVATQLTLKYSPNSKSMMTPSGKLTYEQNYPEFYFNYEQGIKTLGGDFGFSRFDFLVQHSFKTKIGVTGVRLYTGLSIGNAPIWHQYAINGLGNGENSLNFNLTSYLGFATMEGGKYYNDKFVGYYLTHRIPYYFSTFGKKISSFDMVYRGITGDMKNPEIHQFDFQKLDHFYQEIGLEANNFLGSPFNLGFFYRVGYYATPTFKENFAIQLKLNFLGF; translated from the coding sequence ATGAAAAAACACAGTGCAATTTTCTTTTTATTTATCGGTCTTTTCTTCTTCGGACAATCTAAAATTACGGTTTTAAAAACGGGAGAAAGAACACCGATTACCAATGCTTCCATTTTTTGTAAAGGCAAACTTTTAGGTAAAACCAATACTGAAGGCACTTTAACTTTTAAAACAAAATGTGAAAAAGTAGAAGTAAAAGCTCCGGGCTTTTATGAAGACGACGCCGTGGTCGATAAAATGATGGAAATTTCTCTTTCTAAAACCGATCCTAAACTGCAGTCGATTGAAGGAGTCATCATTTCTGATAAAAGTGATCCGCGCGCGTTGAGAATTTTGCAGAAAGTAAATGATCATTTCAAAAATAATTCACCGCAAAGTTTAGAATCCTACTCCTTTAAATCTTATGAGAAAATTTCTTTCGATTTCGATGAAGACAGCATTAAGCAGTACAATCAATATCTGAATCACCGTCTTGATTCACTGAAAACAGTTCCTGCAGCTATGCAGTCTGCCGAAAAAAAGAAAGATTCATTAGAAAAGCTGAATGTAATGAAACTGATGGCTGGGAGTAAATTATTTCTTTGGGAAAGAGCTTCTGAGTTTTTATATTCCAAAAAATATGGCGAAAAAATCAATATACTGGACAACCGTGTGGCCGGTTTAAAACAACCGGTTTACGAAATGCTGGCGCTGCGCTCTAACAGAAATAAAATACCCAAAGAAATCCAGGAGGAAAACCGGACACTCTACCGCTACTTTCTGACCGACAGTATCGAAATTGAAGGCAGAAAAAATTATGTGATCCGTTTTCGGCAGGCCGATTATAAAAACCCGGTGCAGAAACGAAAATTCAACGGTTATATCTACGTCGATGCTGAAACTTATGGCCTCAAAAAAATAGAAAGCAACAGCAGAAAAAAAAGTGAAGGATCAATAACCAGCATCTGGAAACCCATTGACAACAAATGGTTTTTGCTCAAAGAAAATTTTAAAATAAAAATGGGATCCACTGTTTTTGATGTCAACAAAACAGACAAAAAGAAAAACGGTGATTCTGAAGAAAAATTGAAAAAGCAATTCGGAAACTATGTTTTTGTGAGGGCTGATTATTTCGATTTCAAAACTTCAGTTGATGAGAATAAAAAAGATTTTTCGGGATATTCAATGTCCGTGAAAAATACCGGCGGAGATATTCTGGAGAAATACAGAACGGATTCTTTGACAATACGCGAAAAAATGACCTATTCTAAAATCGACAGCGTTGGAAAAAAATATAATCTCGACCAGAAGATGAATGTTTTTACCGGTTTTCTCAAAGGAAAAATCAGAGTCGGAAATGTCGATTTTGATGCACTTCAACTGCTGAAATACAATCAATACGAAGGTTTCCGTTTGGGCGCAGGCATTAAAATGAATGAGAAATTCAATAAATATATTTCACCGGATGCTTATATCGCCTATGGATTCAAAGATTCTTCCTGGAAATATGGTGCCGGAATCGATATCAAAACCACGTTAGACAAAACTTCTTTTTTCCGGGGCGAATATTATAACGACGTCGATGCGGCGGGACGTTTCAATGAAAATCTCTGGAACTTTAAAATGAAAATCAATAATTCCGGTGTGGACTTAAACAATGACAGATTCTACCATTTTGAAGGTTTTAAAGTGTCTTATGAAAATGATCTGTCCAATTCGCTGACTCTGAGGGTTTCCGCCAAGAGAGATCACGAAGAAGCAAAATTTGATTACAGTTATAACAATCTCGGAAATCGTTTTGAAAATGTCGCAACGCAACTTACCCTGAAATATTCACCGAATTCTAAAAGCATGATGACGCCATCGGGAAAGTTAACGTATGAACAGAACTATCCGGAGTTTTATTTCAATTACGAACAAGGTATAAAAACTTTAGGTGGAGACTTCGGTTTCAGCAGATTTGACTTTCTGGTTCAACACAGTTTCAAAACAAAAATCGGTGTTACGGGTGTTCGTTTGTACACCGGTCTGAGTATAGGAAATGCGCCGATCTGGCATCAGTATGCGATTAACGGTTTAGGAAATGGTGAGAATTCTTTGAATTTCAACCTCACTTCTTACCTCGGTTTTGCCACAATGGAAGGAGGAAAATATTATAATGACAAGTTCGTAGGATATTATTTAACCCACAGAATCCCCTATTATTTCAGCACTTTTGGAAAGAAAATTTCCAGTTTCGATATGGTGTACCGGGGAATTACGGGCGATATGAAAAATCCGGAAATTCATCAGTTTGATTTTCAGAAACTCGACCATTTTTATCAGGAAATCGGTTTAGAAGCGAACAACTTTTTGGGGAGTCCTTTTAATTTAGGATTCTTTTACCGCGTCGGATATTACGCCACTCCAACTTTTAAAGAAAATTTCGCGATACAGTTAAAACTCAATTTTTTAGGATTTTAG